A stretch of Deinobacterium chartae DNA encodes these proteins:
- a CDS encoding metallophosphoesterase, whose product MSERISRRVFLRRTLGGLGVLATLGGGGAVAQVYRFEVNRHRAPLPGLRTPLRVVMLSDLHYGPFIGTGSVRAWVDAALEARPELIVMTGDFVDTDLEGSPRDLIAELSRLRAPLGVWGVWGNHDYGSFGAYVRRWQAAHQEANARLAAFGNALSAAGVRILTNQGVRLRPDLYLAGVDDFWWGRPDLGAALAGAPATGAWLLMSHNPDLLPEVPTRVGLTLSGHTHGGQVRLPLVGALRTASRYGERFVQGFVRGPAPGFVSRGLGVSMLPVRWACAPEVVVLDLEPPAG is encoded by the coding sequence ATGAGCGAGCGCATCTCCCGCCGTGTTTTTCTGCGACGTACCCTGGGCGGTTTGGGGGTGTTGGCGACCCTGGGCGGGGGCGGCGCGGTCGCCCAGGTTTACCGCTTCGAGGTGAACCGGCACCGTGCTCCGCTGCCCGGCCTGCGGACACCGCTGCGGGTGGTGATGCTCTCGGACCTGCACTACGGGCCCTTCATCGGAACCGGGTCGGTGCGTGCCTGGGTAGACGCTGCCCTCGAGGCGCGGCCCGAACTGATCGTGATGACCGGGGATTTTGTGGACACGGACCTCGAGGGCAGCCCACGCGATTTGATCGCCGAACTGTCGCGGCTGCGCGCACCGCTGGGGGTGTGGGGCGTGTGGGGCAACCACGACTACGGCAGCTTCGGCGCGTACGTGCGGCGCTGGCAAGCGGCCCACCAGGAGGCGAACGCGCGCCTTGCGGCCTTCGGCAACGCCCTGAGTGCGGCCGGAGTGCGCATCCTGACCAACCAGGGGGTGCGGCTGCGCCCGGACCTGTACCTGGCCGGGGTAGACGACTTCTGGTGGGGCCGGCCCGACCTGGGTGCCGCGCTTGCGGGGGCCCCAGCGACCGGAGCGTGGCTGCTGATGAGCCACAACCCGGACCTGTTGCCCGAGGTGCCCACCCGGGTGGGGCTGACGCTCAGCGGGCACACCCACGGCGGGCAGGTGCGTTTGCCGCTCGTGGGAGCGCTGCGCACCGCCTCGAGGTACGGCGAGCGCTTCGTGCAAGGTTTCGTGCGCGGGCCAGCCCCCGGTTTCGTGTCGCGCGGGCTGGGGGTATCGATGCTGCCGGTGCGCTGGGCCTGCGCGCCCGAAGTGGTGGTGCTGGACCTCGAGCCGCCCGCGGGCTGA
- the tmpR gene encoding bifunctional dihydropteridine reductase/dihydrofolate reductase TmpR — MSGARRTALVTGSSGGIGRAIALGLAREGFDVVVHYRSSEQQAEEAVAEIETLGVRACALQADVTDPHQAERLVLGAHAAFGGLGVLVNNVGNYVHKPLLETSVDEWRDMLDSNLSSTFYTCRSAIPLLREARWGRIVNIGYAGAQHLLARPGIVPYAIAKSGVIALTRAIAKTEVKYGISANVVAPGVIENSVSQPMTEIPAGRSGTLEEMAEAVLGFVRASEYITGQVLEVSGGWNL; from the coding sequence GTGAGTGGGGCGCGCCGCACGGCGCTGGTCACCGGATCCAGCGGCGGCATCGGGCGCGCCATCGCGCTGGGTCTGGCGCGCGAGGGCTTCGATGTGGTGGTGCACTATCGCTCCTCGGAGCAGCAGGCCGAGGAGGCCGTGGCCGAGATCGAAACACTCGGCGTGCGCGCCTGCGCCTTGCAGGCCGATGTCACCGACCCGCATCAGGCCGAGCGGCTGGTCCTGGGCGCACACGCGGCCTTCGGAGGCTTGGGGGTGCTGGTCAACAACGTGGGCAACTACGTGCACAAGCCGCTGCTGGAGACCTCGGTGGACGAGTGGCGCGACATGCTCGACTCGAACCTGTCGTCCACCTTCTACACCTGCCGCAGCGCGATTCCGCTGCTGCGCGAGGCGCGCTGGGGCCGCATCGTGAACATCGGTTACGCCGGAGCGCAGCACCTGCTGGCCCGCCCGGGCATCGTGCCGTACGCGATTGCCAAGAGCGGCGTGATCGCCCTGACCCGCGCGATTGCCAAGACCGAGGTGAAGTACGGCATCTCGGCCAACGTGGTGGCCCCGGGCGTGATCGAGAATTCGGTGTCCCAGCCCATGACCGAGATCCCGGCGGGCCGCTCCGGCACCCTCGAGGAGATGGCCGAGGCGGTCTTGGGCTTCGTGCGGGCCAGCGAATACATCACCGGTCAGGTCCTCGAGGTCTCGGGCGGCTGGAATCTCTAG
- a CDS encoding tRNA (cytidine(34)-2'-O)-methyltransferase gives MIHVVLFEPEMAGNVGSVARTCAVLGATLHLVRPFGFHLRDAAVQRSAMDYLEHLNWHEHRDWQALRDFAGPQARFFGFSAHATRRYTEPRYQPGDYLVFGPESRGLPAWLRAEVDLLTFPMPGQGRSLNLAVSAAVGAFEAMRQLHAW, from the coding sequence GTGATTCACGTGGTCCTGTTCGAGCCCGAGATGGCCGGAAACGTGGGCAGCGTGGCCCGCACCTGTGCGGTGCTGGGCGCCACGCTGCATCTGGTGCGGCCCTTTGGGTTTCATCTGCGCGACGCGGCGGTGCAGCGCTCGGCGATGGACTACCTCGAGCACCTCAACTGGCACGAGCACCGTGACTGGCAGGCGCTGCGCGACTTCGCCGGGCCGCAGGCGCGCTTTTTCGGGTTCTCGGCGCACGCGACGCGGCGCTACACCGAGCCGCGCTACCAGCCCGGCGACTACCTGGTGTTCGGCCCCGAGTCGCGCGGGTTGCCCGCGTGGCTCAGGGCCGAGGTGGACCTGCTGACCTTTCCGATGCCCGGGCAGGGCCGCTCGCTGAACCTGGCGGTCTCGGCGGCGGTAGGGGCCTTCGAGGCCATGCGGCAGCTTCACGCCTGGTAA
- a CDS encoding YncE family protein, whose product MTSLLLTAALSASSALAQDHSHASAVRIAFADARNHTLGVLDLETGKVVASFGTPGKISGIYPVPGGQYAMAIHRDHNRVTVLHSGYSAVDHGDHKDLLEGAPYVLQTLNTGRQPTHYWAHGDHIAVVNDQDGTVAVLDRNLLGVSLDFQEIKTEAPDHSAAVVLGDKVLNGYSKLAKVDAYNLADGALAASFPGCPSLHGEATLGKTAAFGCSDGVLMIRENQGQLVAHKISNPAGTPANTRVSTLAAHDGAPVMLGNFGQGLALIDPVRNSLTPVPLPANPIKFDFAQGGRSIVVLTADGQLNRLGLNGQPIARVAVTAPYDSRVQDAPRPSMAVMDGVAFVSHPGAGEVLEVSLEDLQVKRRHQVGGTPTALTVLSLEGALKH is encoded by the coding sequence ATGACGTCTTTGCTGCTGACCGCCGCCCTAAGCGCCTCCTCCGCCCTGGCCCAGGATCACTCTCACGCCTCGGCGGTGCGTATCGCCTTTGCCGACGCCCGCAACCACACCCTCGGTGTTCTCGACCTCGAGACGGGCAAGGTGGTGGCCTCCTTCGGCACGCCCGGCAAGATCAGCGGCATCTATCCGGTACCCGGCGGACAGTACGCCATGGCCATCCACCGCGATCACAACCGCGTCACCGTGCTGCACTCGGGCTACAGCGCGGTTGACCACGGCGACCACAAGGACCTCCTCGAGGGCGCTCCGTACGTACTGCAGACCCTCAACACCGGTCGCCAGCCCACCCACTACTGGGCGCACGGCGACCACATCGCCGTGGTGAACGACCAAGACGGCACCGTCGCGGTCCTCGACCGCAACCTCCTCGGCGTCAGCCTCGACTTTCAGGAGATCAAGACCGAAGCTCCCGATCACAGCGCTGCCGTCGTGCTGGGCGACAAGGTACTCAACGGCTACTCCAAGCTCGCCAAAGTCGATGCCTATAACCTGGCCGACGGCGCTCTGGCGGCCTCTTTCCCCGGCTGCCCCTCGCTGCACGGCGAGGCCACGCTCGGCAAGACGGCCGCCTTCGGCTGCAGCGACGGCGTGCTGATGATCCGCGAGAACCAGGGTCAACTCGTGGCCCACAAGATCAGCAACCCCGCCGGAACCCCCGCAAACACGCGCGTCAGCACCCTGGCAGCCCATGACGGCGCCCCGGTCATGCTGGGCAACTTCGGTCAGGGGCTGGCCCTGATCGACCCGGTCCGCAACAGCCTCACCCCCGTTCCCCTGCCGGCCAACCCGATCAAGTTCGACTTCGCGCAGGGCGGCCGGTCCATCGTGGTGCTGACCGCCGACGGACAGCTGAACCGACTGGGCCTCAACGGTCAACCGATCGCCCGGGTCGCGGTGACCGCACCGTACGACTCCCGCGTTCAAGATGCGCCGCGCCCCTCCATGGCGGTGATGGACGGCGTGGCCTTCGTCAGCCACCCCGGCGCAGGCGAAGTCCTCGAGGTGAGCCTCGAGGACCTGCAGGTCAAACGCCGGCACCAGGTCGGCGGCACCCCTACCGCGCTGACCGTGCTGTCGCTCGAGGGTGCGCTCAAGCACTAA
- a CDS encoding DUF512 domain-containing protein, protein MGVSVEANAVVYPARIKEVMAGSPAQKAGVRPGDQLLRVNGQAVTDILAYRHLLEQGRAILEVARTSHAPQPLFATPQDHHVLKPLQEAETFTFEVEWEDPGLEFEEVLFDGIKKCANKCDFCYIHQMPRGFRKSLYIMDDDYRLSFLYGSFVTLTNLTENDIQRILDENLSPLYVSVHTADNEVRRSMMKWWKLKVKDEAATDIRSMIERLESIDLYTQIVMLPGRNDGEVFDATLEYLASRPNVISVACVPVGLTDHRTNLAKVDTFTPEQARDVLRRAEKWRRRMLAERGTRFIFPSDEFYLLAGEPMPAEEEYEGFPMLENGVGMIRDFLNEALPELPQRIAPRKIILATGTLFAETLERAVEPLRAIEGLDLEVRAITNRTFGVATTVAGLLTGRCFRHAIEPGEADVLLVPPTTLRYGTELMLDDVSLSELSRELRMEVRSGGSTLAELTRVILEGVTASGPQFGYSAHAVKETRGQA, encoded by the coding sequence GTGGGGGTCTCTGTGGAAGCGAACGCGGTAGTGTATCCGGCGCGAATCAAGGAAGTGATGGCGGGCAGTCCGGCCCAGAAGGCCGGCGTACGTCCCGGCGACCAGTTGTTGCGGGTCAACGGGCAGGCCGTCACCGACATCTTGGCCTACCGCCACCTGCTCGAGCAGGGCCGCGCCATCCTCGAGGTCGCCCGCACCTCCCACGCCCCGCAGCCGTTGTTCGCGACCCCGCAGGACCACCACGTCCTCAAGCCGCTGCAGGAAGCCGAGACCTTCACCTTCGAGGTGGAGTGGGAAGACCCGGGCCTGGAGTTCGAAGAAGTGCTGTTCGACGGCATCAAGAAGTGCGCGAACAAGTGCGACTTCTGCTACATCCACCAGATGCCGCGCGGCTTCCGCAAGAGCTTGTACATCATGGACGACGATTACCGCCTGTCCTTTCTGTACGGCTCGTTCGTGACCCTCACCAACCTGACCGAGAACGACATCCAGCGCATTCTGGACGAGAACCTCTCGCCGCTGTACGTGTCGGTGCACACCGCCGACAACGAGGTGCGGCGCAGCATGATGAAGTGGTGGAAGCTCAAGGTCAAGGACGAGGCCGCCACCGACATCCGCTCGATGATCGAGCGCCTCGAGAGCATCGACTTGTACACCCAGATCGTGATGCTGCCGGGCCGCAACGACGGCGAGGTGTTCGACGCGACCCTCGAGTACCTCGCCAGTCGGCCCAACGTCATCTCGGTGGCGTGCGTGCCGGTGGGCCTGACCGACCACCGCACCAACCTCGCCAAGGTGGATACCTTCACGCCCGAGCAGGCCCGCGACGTGCTGCGCCGCGCCGAGAAGTGGCGCCGCCGCATGCTGGCCGAGCGGGGTACGCGCTTTATCTTTCCCTCGGACGAGTTCTACCTGCTCGCGGGCGAACCGATGCCCGCCGAGGAGGAGTACGAGGGCTTCCCGATGCTCGAAAACGGCGTGGGCATGATCCGCGACTTCCTCAACGAGGCCCTGCCCGAACTGCCCCAGCGCATTGCTCCCCGCAAGATCATCCTGGCGACCGGCACGCTGTTTGCCGAAACCCTCGAGCGGGCAGTCGAGCCGCTGCGGGCCATCGAGGGGCTGGACCTCGAGGTGCGCGCCATCACCAACCGCACCTTTGGCGTGGCGACCACGGTGGCCGGGCTGCTGACCGGGCGCTGCTTCCGTCACGCGATTGAACCGGGCGAAGCCGATGTGCTGCTGGTTCCGCCCACCACCTTGCGCTACGGCACCGAACTGATGCTCGACGACGTCAGCCTGAGCGAACTCTCGCGCGAACTGCGCATGGAGGTGCGCTCGGGCGGCAGCACCCTGGCCGAGCTGACCCGGGTGATCCTCGAGGGTGTGACCGCCAGCGGCCCGCAGTTCGGTTACTCGGCGCACGCGGTGAAAGAGACCCGGGGACAGGCATAG
- a CDS encoding CDP-alcohol phosphatidyltransferase family protein gives MDPLYAKSVKPRPREEYLNSRLFRPLAHLLVVPLARTRITPPQVVMFHTALGLLAAVLVARGGGWVPALLLQVKTVLDNADGQLARATDQTSELGRYLDTEMDLLVNAALFAAIGSVSGQWLLAALAFCVMTLVLTVDFVWESEYRAARGEIFRDPPVLEGGSVRLLVLLRAFYTFFYVPQERWVRRWGERRFRAVVGPSPTGAQLKAARLAYTTGNTVAVLVNFGLTTQLAAAGACLALGQPVAYLWLVLLQGLTVLYLQSYRERAARHALRTLIA, from the coding sequence GTGGACCCGCTGTACGCCAAAAGCGTCAAACCTCGACCACGCGAGGAATACCTGAACTCGAGGCTGTTCCGGCCGCTGGCGCACCTGCTGGTCGTTCCGCTGGCGCGCACCCGGATCACCCCGCCGCAGGTCGTGATGTTCCACACCGCCCTGGGCCTGCTGGCCGCCGTCTTGGTCGCGCGCGGAGGCGGCTGGGTTCCCGCGCTGCTGCTGCAGGTCAAGACCGTGCTCGACAACGCCGACGGTCAACTGGCCCGCGCGACCGACCAGACCAGCGAACTGGGCCGCTACCTCGACACCGAGATGGACCTGCTGGTCAACGCGGCGCTGTTCGCCGCGATCGGATCGGTCAGCGGCCAGTGGCTGCTGGCCGCGCTGGCCTTCTGCGTCATGACCCTGGTCCTGACCGTAGATTTCGTGTGGGAATCCGAGTACCGGGCGGCGCGCGGCGAGATCTTCCGCGACCCGCCCGTCCTCGAGGGAGGGTCCGTCCGGTTGCTGGTCCTGCTGCGGGCGTTTTACACCTTCTTTTATGTGCCGCAGGAGCGCTGGGTGCGCCGCTGGGGCGAGCGCAGGTTCCGTGCCGTGGTTGGCCCCTCACCCACAGGGGCCCAGCTCAAGGCCGCCCGGCTGGCTTATACCACCGGCAACACCGTGGCGGTGCTGGTCAACTTCGGTCTGACCACGCAACTCGCGGCGGCAGGAGCGTGCCTGGCCCTGGGTCAACCGGTGGCGTACCTGTGGCTGGTGCTGTTGCAGGGCTTAACGGTCCTGTACCTGCAAAGCTACCGTGAACGCGCCGCGCGGCACGCCCTGCGTACACTGATCGCATGA
- a CDS encoding sigma-70 family RNA polymerase sigma factor, whose product MPTRSMTHNEPAQLGPRRTRAPRGNKAAVTEAAHLRSQTETPQTLAALEDLEPLTPPTEEEALDADLAETELPEADEADENEDEPLLEETAASCRGDALRQYLHEIGRVPLLSLEEEVDLARRMQQGRAARQQLEAVELPERQRRALTRQVEDGELARQGLVQANLRLVVSVAKKYAGRGLSLLDLIQEGNRGLMHAVDKFDHRRGFKLSTYATWWIRQSVTRALADQSRTIRVPVHMVETINRLARTAKQLEAELSREPSAEELAEAMGPGWDPERVEETQKVSREPISLETPIGDEGDSVYGDFIADEQFTSPVENANQAMLGAALERALETLNEREVLVLKLRHGFFDGHEHTLEEVGQHLNVTREWVRQIEAKALRKLKYQANRGLRDFLH is encoded by the coding sequence ATGCCAACCCGATCCATGACCCATAACGAGCCTGCACAGCTGGGCCCTCGCCGCACCCGTGCCCCGCGCGGCAACAAGGCCGCCGTGACCGAAGCGGCGCACCTCCGGTCCCAGACCGAAACGCCCCAGACCCTCGCGGCCCTCGAGGACCTCGAGCCGCTGACACCGCCCACCGAAGAAGAAGCGCTGGACGCCGACCTTGCCGAAACCGAACTCCCGGAGGCCGATGAAGCCGATGAAAACGAGGACGAACCGCTCCTCGAGGAGACCGCTGCCTCCTGCCGGGGCGACGCGCTGCGCCAGTACCTGCACGAGATCGGCCGCGTGCCGCTGCTCTCGCTCGAGGAGGAAGTCGACCTCGCGCGCCGCATGCAGCAGGGCCGCGCAGCCCGCCAGCAGCTCGAGGCGGTGGAGCTGCCCGAGCGCCAGCGCCGTGCGCTGACGCGGCAGGTCGAAGACGGCGAGCTGGCCAGGCAGGGCCTGGTGCAGGCCAACTTGCGGCTGGTCGTCTCGGTGGCCAAGAAGTACGCGGGTCGCGGCCTGAGCCTGCTCGACCTGATCCAAGAAGGTAACCGTGGCCTGATGCACGCGGTGGACAAGTTCGACCACCGCCGCGGTTTCAAGCTCAGCACCTACGCCACATGGTGGATTCGTCAGTCGGTGACCCGCGCACTGGCCGATCAGTCCCGCACCATCCGCGTGCCGGTCCACATGGTCGAAACCATCAACCGCCTGGCCCGCACGGCCAAACAGCTCGAAGCCGAACTGTCGCGCGAGCCGAGTGCCGAGGAGCTGGCCGAGGCCATGGGCCCCGGCTGGGATCCGGAGCGGGTGGAGGAGACCCAGAAGGTCAGCCGCGAACCGATCTCGCTGGAAACGCCGATCGGGGACGAGGGCGACAGCGTCTACGGCGACTTCATCGCGGACGAGCAGTTCACCTCGCCGGTCGAGAACGCCAACCAGGCGATGCTGGGCGCGGCCCTCGAGCGGGCCCTGGAGACGCTGAACGAGCGCGAGGTGCTGGTGCTGAAGCTGCGTCACGGCTTTTTCGACGGGCACGAGCACACCCTCGAGGAGGTGGGGCAGCATCTGAACGTGACCCGCGAGTGGGTCCGGCAGATCGAGGCCAAGGCGTTGCGCAAGCTCAAGTACCAAGCAAACCGGGGTTTGCGCGATTTTCTCCACTGA
- a CDS encoding DMT family transporter, giving the protein MSRHALGILLLIAVTLIWGSTFALVKDATHSISPAVLIAWRFTVALVPLLFFLHGDRTLWRDGILLGAMAMVSYATQTIGLQYTSANRGAFITGLNVVMVPLAVAALGGRRITPAVWAAVAVALGGIALLSFEGGPINVGDAWIFACAVAYVAYIVYLERVAGQHRTLPLAAVQVLTVAVLGWLWVAPQALSGSSIALPADLWGAVLYLGVIATAGTTLLQTLGQKYVSAPEAALIYALEPVAAAVFAYFWIHEVVGPRGLLGGLLVVIGMALSQLPERKRIVPLSE; this is encoded by the coding sequence ATGTCAAGGCACGCCCTGGGAATTCTGTTGCTGATCGCCGTAACCCTGATCTGGGGCAGCACCTTCGCACTGGTCAAAGATGCCACCCACAGCATCAGCCCCGCCGTGCTGATCGCCTGGCGCTTCACGGTCGCCCTCGTTCCGCTGCTGTTTTTTCTGCACGGCGACCGCACGCTCTGGCGCGACGGCATCCTGCTCGGCGCGATGGCCATGGTCAGTTACGCCACCCAGACCATCGGCTTGCAGTACACCAGCGCCAACCGCGGTGCGTTTATCACCGGTCTGAACGTCGTGATGGTGCCGCTCGCGGTCGCCGCGCTGGGCGGACGCCGCATCACGCCCGCCGTGTGGGCGGCGGTGGCCGTGGCTCTGGGCGGCATCGCCCTGCTGTCGTTCGAGGGCGGCCCGATCAACGTTGGAGACGCCTGGATCTTCGCCTGCGCGGTAGCTTACGTCGCCTACATCGTGTACCTCGAGCGGGTCGCGGGTCAGCACCGCACCCTGCCGCTCGCGGCGGTGCAGGTGCTGACCGTGGCCGTGCTGGGCTGGCTGTGGGTGGCCCCCCAGGCACTTTCGGGCAGCAGCATCGCCCTGCCAGCCGACCTGTGGGGCGCGGTCTTGTACCTGGGAGTGATCGCCACGGCGGGCACCACGCTGCTGCAAACGCTGGGGCAAAAGTACGTCTCGGCGCCGGAAGCCGCCCTGATCTACGCCCTCGAGCCGGTCGCGGCAGCGGTGTTCGCCTACTTCTGGATTCACGAGGTGGTGGGTCCGCGCGGCCTGCTGGGCGGCCTGCTGGTGGTGATCGGGATGGCGCTCAGCCAGCTACCCGAGCGCAAGCGCATCGTACCGCTCTCCGAGTAA
- a CDS encoding NUDIX domain-containing protein, with translation MNVPLTTVGALVRGPSGRFLIVRTTKWRGSWGVPGGKVEYLETLEAALTREFLEETGLPLTGVRFALLQEAVNSPEFHKEAHFVLVNYFAETDRETLIPNEEIAEYAWVSLEEALTYPLNSFTVALVRRAQEAA, from the coding sequence ATGAACGTTCCGCTCACGACCGTAGGAGCCCTGGTGCGCGGCCCCTCGGGACGCTTTCTGATCGTACGAACCACCAAGTGGCGCGGCAGCTGGGGTGTACCCGGCGGCAAGGTCGAGTACCTCGAAACCCTCGAGGCGGCCTTAACGCGCGAGTTTCTCGAGGAGACCGGGCTGCCCCTGACGGGCGTGCGCTTCGCACTGCTGCAGGAGGCGGTCAACAGTCCGGAATTCCACAAGGAGGCCCACTTCGTGCTGGTCAACTACTTCGCCGAGACCGACCGCGAGACCCTGATCCCCAACGAGGAGATCGCCGAGTACGCCTGGGTGAGCCTCGAGGAGGCCCTGACCTACCCGCTGAACTCGTTCACGGTGGCCTTGGTTCGGCGCGCGCAGGAGGCCGCGTGA
- a CDS encoding amidohydrolase, with the protein MHTILLADILTQDPSRPRAEGVLIAAGRVIALGSREELLAIAPRAEVSDLRGSLLTPGLTDAHLHLVGYGFALGRAHLEGSRSVAELGARLRAFAAEQPEGWLLGNGYLLSELGLSDYPTAAELDAIVSDRPVLLWSRDLHSAWANSRALELAGLSAATPDPEGGRIVRDASGNPSGVLLELATRLVARAIPEPTEQDILEAARRAVAQMRAYGYTAVHTMASEPPRFLRALHALEAAGELPLRVWACLPHTSLEAARTAGLQAGTGDRVRVGGIKFFADGALGSRTAWLHAPGFADGSGTGIPLDPPELIEARGREALELGLIPTVHAIGDRANTEVLDVFERLKPLADARGVRLRLEHAQHLREADLPRFAQLGVTVSPQPVHLIQDAASVRTLLPHLEAGTYAFRRLLDSGALLAFGSDAPVADPDPLLSFRSAVERLDDEGQVFGPSERITLEETLFAHTRGPALAVGWQDYGVVRPGARADFTRWDRLGGEREALTFSESQV; encoded by the coding sequence ATGCACACAATCCTGCTTGCCGACATCCTGACCCAGGATCCCTCCCGCCCCCGCGCCGAAGGTGTGCTGATCGCAGCCGGACGCGTGATCGCACTCGGTTCACGCGAGGAGCTGTTGGCCATCGCCCCCCGCGCCGAAGTTTCGGACCTGCGCGGCAGCCTGCTCACGCCCGGCCTGACCGACGCGCACCTGCACCTGGTCGGTTACGGCTTCGCGCTGGGCCGCGCCCACCTCGAGGGGTCACGCAGCGTCGCCGAGCTGGGCGCGCGCCTGCGCGCGTTCGCTGCCGAGCAGCCCGAGGGCTGGCTGCTCGGCAACGGTTACCTGCTCTCCGAACTGGGCCTCTCCGACTACCCCACCGCCGCCGAGCTCGACGCGATCGTGTCCGACCGGCCGGTGCTGCTGTGGTCGCGCGACCTGCACTCGGCCTGGGCCAACTCGAGGGCGCTGGAACTCGCGGGCCTGAGCGCAGCGACCCCGGACCCCGAGGGCGGGCGGATCGTACGCGACGCGAGCGGCAACCCCTCGGGCGTGCTGCTCGAACTGGCGACCCGTCTGGTGGCGCGGGCCATACCCGAACCGACCGAGCAGGACATTCTGGAAGCCGCGCGCCGCGCGGTGGCGCAGATGCGCGCGTACGGCTACACCGCCGTGCACACCATGGCCTCGGAACCTCCCCGGTTCCTGCGGGCCCTGCACGCCCTCGAGGCGGCCGGAGAGCTGCCCTTGCGGGTGTGGGCCTGCCTGCCGCACACGTCCCTCGAGGCGGCGCGCACGGCCGGATTGCAGGCGGGCACCGGGGACCGCGTGCGGGTGGGCGGCATCAAGTTCTTCGCCGACGGTGCGCTGGGCAGCCGCACCGCGTGGCTGCACGCGCCGGGTTTCGCGGACGGCAGTGGGACCGGCATTCCGCTCGACCCGCCGGAGCTGATCGAGGCGCGCGGCCGCGAAGCCCTCGAGTTGGGTCTGATCCCAACCGTGCACGCCATCGGGGACCGCGCCAACACCGAGGTGCTGGACGTGTTCGAGCGCCTCAAACCGCTGGCTGATGCGCGCGGCGTGCGGCTGCGCCTCGAGCACGCACAGCACCTGCGCGAAGCGGACCTGCCGCGCTTCGCGCAGCTCGGGGTCACCGTCTCGCCGCAGCCGGTGCACCTGATTCAGGATGCCGCCTCGGTGCGCACGCTGCTGCCGCACCTCGAGGCGGGCACTTACGCTTTCCGGCGGCTGCTCGACTCGGGAGCCCTGCTGGCCTTTGGCTCGGACGCCCCGGTGGCCGATCCGGACCCGCTGCTGTCGTTCCGCTCGGCGGTGGAACGCCTCGACGACGAAGGACAGGTTTTTGGTCCGTCCGAGCGCATCACGCTGGAGGAAACGCTGTTTGCACACACGCGCGGCCCGGCGCTGGCGGTGGGCTGGCAGGACTACGGCGTGGTGCGCCCCGGAGCGCGCGCGGACTTCACGCGCTGGGACCGTTTGGGCGGCGAGCGCGAGGCGCTGACCTTCAGCGAGTCGCAGGTTTGA
- the ispF gene encoding 2-C-methyl-D-erythritol 2,4-cyclodiphosphate synthase codes for MLDYRIGYGEDAHRLEVGRRLVLGGVEIAGSPHGSVAHSDGDALLHAVADALLSGLALGDIGQLFPDTAPENAGLDSARILEEALRQVRAKGYAPLNVAVVVTLDRPKLGPLRARIAARVAELLGLPADQVGVSFKTSEGLAPAHVQARSTVLLGRMA; via the coding sequence ATGCTGGACTACCGGATCGGATACGGAGAAGACGCTCACCGCCTCGAGGTGGGCCGCCGCCTGGTGCTGGGCGGGGTGGAAATCGCGGGCTCGCCGCACGGCAGCGTGGCCCACAGCGACGGCGACGCGCTGCTGCACGCGGTGGCCGACGCGCTGCTTTCGGGGCTGGCCCTGGGAGATATCGGGCAGCTCTTCCCGGATACCGCTCCTGAAAACGCGGGCCTGGACAGCGCCCGCATCCTCGAGGAGGCCCTGCGGCAGGTGCGGGCAAAAGGATATGCGCCGCTGAACGTGGCGGTGGTGGTCACGCTGGACCGGCCCAAGCTGGGGCCGCTGCGCGCACGCATCGCGGCGCGGGTGGCCGAGTTGCTGGGGCTGCCCGCCGATCAGGTGGGGGTGTCCTTCAAGACCAGCGAGGGGCTGGCCCCCGCGCACGTGCAGGCGCGCTCGACCGTGCTGCTGGGGCGTATGGCGTGA